One Phoenix dactylifera cultivar Barhee BC4 chromosome 14, palm_55x_up_171113_PBpolish2nd_filt_p, whole genome shotgun sequence DNA window includes the following coding sequences:
- the LOC103706054 gene encoding purple acid phosphatase 22-like isoform X1 gives MTWLSNSSHGRSSRYEGRQVICSMPMLKAFPILYSTFFISSRHVFLLLPRLHVYAYTLSFRAATTSSSRSLVQGKMSTRPWSLALVFISLFLLSLGASGFTRPAPGRIITTRHNKSESHPQQVHVSAVGADQMRISWITDDKHVASIVDYGKAPGKYDLSATGEHTSYRYFFYTSGKIHHVKIGPLEPDTVYYYRCGGVDDEFSFKTPPASLPVEFAIVGDLGQTEWTASTLAHVRKTNYDMLLLPGDLSYADTQQPLWDSFGRFVEPYASKRPWMVTQGNHEIEAFPILHCHPFEAYNARWRMPFEESGSTSNLYYSFDVAGAIHVIMLGSYTDFDSKSAQYKWLVQDLAKVDRWRTPWLIVLLHAPWYNTNTAHQGEGEAMRKAMESLLYNARVDAVFVGHVHAYERFKRVYDNEANSCGPVHITIGDGGNREGLARDFDEGHKTVSLSLFHEASFGHGRLSVVNRTHAHWSWHRNDESDSTVADEVWLDSLSASEACKIDPSLAYSGTTTKDEL, from the exons ATGACTTGGTTGTCCAACTCAAGCCATGGGAGAAGCTCTAGATATGAAGGAAGACAAGTAATATGCTCTATGCCAATGCTGAAAGCATTTCCAATATTGTACTCGACCTTCTTCATTTCTTCACGCCatgttttccttctccttccacGCTTACATGTATATGCTTATACCTTATCCTTCAGGGCCGCCACCACCTCCAGCAGCAGATCTCTTGTCCAAGGGAAGATGAGTACCAGACCATGGTCCCTCGCTCTGGTTTTcatctctcttttcctcctATCTCTTGGGGCTTCTGGCTTCACCCGCCCGGCCCCAGGAAGGATTATCACCACCCGGCACAATAAATCAGAGTCTCACCCACAACAG GTCCACGTATCAGCAGTCGGAGCAGATCAAATGAGGATTTCGTGGATCACCGACGATAAGCATGTCGCATCCATCGTTGACTATGGGAAGGCTCCTGGAAAATACGACTTGTCGGCGACTGGCGAGCATACTTCATATCGGTACTTCTTCTATACCTCCGGCAAGATCCACCATGTCAAGATTGGACCGTTGGAACCTGATACTGTCTACTACTACCGCTGCGGTGGAGTGGATGATGAGTTCAGCTTCAAAACCCCACCGGCTTCTCTCCCCGTTGAGTTCGCCATCGTAG GTGATCTCGGACAAACTGAATGGACTGCATCAACCTTGGCCCATGTCCGCAAGACTAACTACGACATGCTTCTCCTCCCCGGCGATCTCTCCTACGCTGATACGCAGCAACCGCTATGGGATTCATTCGGACGCTTCGTGGAGCCCTACGCCAGCAAACGCCCATGGATGGTCACCCAGGGCAACCACGAGATCGAAGCCTTCCCCATCCTCCATTGTCACCCCTTTGAAGCTTACAACGCTCGGTGGCGCATGCCATTCGAGGAGAGCGGCTCCACCTCAAACCTCTACTATTCCTTCGACGTGGCTGGTGCAATTCATGTCATCATGTTAGGCTCCTACACCGATTTTGACTCCAAATCAGCCCAGTACAAATGGCTTGTCCAGGATCTAGCCAAGGTCGATAGATGGCGAACACCATGGCTCATCGTGCTCCTCCATGCCCCATGGTATAACACCAATACGGCTCACCAAGGGGAAGGGGAGGCCATGAGGAAGGCCATGGAGTCCCTACTCTACAATGCCCGAGTTGATGCCGTCTTCGTTGGACATGTCCATGCCTACGAGCGCTTC AAAAGGGTCTATGACAATGAAGCGAATTCTTGTGGTCCAGTGCATATAACCATTGGTGATGGAGGGAATAGAGAAGGTCTTGCAAGGGA CTTCGATGAGGGCCACAAGACTGTTTCTCTCTCATTGTTCCACGAGGCGAGCTTCGGGCACGGGCGGCTGAGCGTGGTGAATCGAACTCATGCACACTGGTCGTGGCACCGGAACGATGAGTCCGACTCGACGGTCGCAGATGAGGTGTGGCTGGACAGCCTCAGTGCATCGGAAGCATGTAAAATTGACCCAAGCCTTGCATATTCTGGTACTACTACAAAGGATGAACTATAG
- the LOC103706054 gene encoding purple acid phosphatase 22-like isoform X2 has translation MGEALDMKEDKAATTSSSRSLVQGKMSTRPWSLALVFISLFLLSLGASGFTRPAPGRIITTRHNKSESHPQQVHVSAVGADQMRISWITDDKHVASIVDYGKAPGKYDLSATGEHTSYRYFFYTSGKIHHVKIGPLEPDTVYYYRCGGVDDEFSFKTPPASLPVEFAIVGDLGQTEWTASTLAHVRKTNYDMLLLPGDLSYADTQQPLWDSFGRFVEPYASKRPWMVTQGNHEIEAFPILHCHPFEAYNARWRMPFEESGSTSNLYYSFDVAGAIHVIMLGSYTDFDSKSAQYKWLVQDLAKVDRWRTPWLIVLLHAPWYNTNTAHQGEGEAMRKAMESLLYNARVDAVFVGHVHAYERFKRVYDNEANSCGPVHITIGDGGNREGLARDFDEGHKTVSLSLFHEASFGHGRLSVVNRTHAHWSWHRNDESDSTVADEVWLDSLSASEACKIDPSLAYSGTTTKDEL, from the exons ATGGGAGAAGCTCTAGATATGAAGGAAGACAA GGCCGCCACCACCTCCAGCAGCAGATCTCTTGTCCAAGGGAAGATGAGTACCAGACCATGGTCCCTCGCTCTGGTTTTcatctctcttttcctcctATCTCTTGGGGCTTCTGGCTTCACCCGCCCGGCCCCAGGAAGGATTATCACCACCCGGCACAATAAATCAGAGTCTCACCCACAACAG GTCCACGTATCAGCAGTCGGAGCAGATCAAATGAGGATTTCGTGGATCACCGACGATAAGCATGTCGCATCCATCGTTGACTATGGGAAGGCTCCTGGAAAATACGACTTGTCGGCGACTGGCGAGCATACTTCATATCGGTACTTCTTCTATACCTCCGGCAAGATCCACCATGTCAAGATTGGACCGTTGGAACCTGATACTGTCTACTACTACCGCTGCGGTGGAGTGGATGATGAGTTCAGCTTCAAAACCCCACCGGCTTCTCTCCCCGTTGAGTTCGCCATCGTAG GTGATCTCGGACAAACTGAATGGACTGCATCAACCTTGGCCCATGTCCGCAAGACTAACTACGACATGCTTCTCCTCCCCGGCGATCTCTCCTACGCTGATACGCAGCAACCGCTATGGGATTCATTCGGACGCTTCGTGGAGCCCTACGCCAGCAAACGCCCATGGATGGTCACCCAGGGCAACCACGAGATCGAAGCCTTCCCCATCCTCCATTGTCACCCCTTTGAAGCTTACAACGCTCGGTGGCGCATGCCATTCGAGGAGAGCGGCTCCACCTCAAACCTCTACTATTCCTTCGACGTGGCTGGTGCAATTCATGTCATCATGTTAGGCTCCTACACCGATTTTGACTCCAAATCAGCCCAGTACAAATGGCTTGTCCAGGATCTAGCCAAGGTCGATAGATGGCGAACACCATGGCTCATCGTGCTCCTCCATGCCCCATGGTATAACACCAATACGGCTCACCAAGGGGAAGGGGAGGCCATGAGGAAGGCCATGGAGTCCCTACTCTACAATGCCCGAGTTGATGCCGTCTTCGTTGGACATGTCCATGCCTACGAGCGCTTC AAAAGGGTCTATGACAATGAAGCGAATTCTTGTGGTCCAGTGCATATAACCATTGGTGATGGAGGGAATAGAGAAGGTCTTGCAAGGGA CTTCGATGAGGGCCACAAGACTGTTTCTCTCTCATTGTTCCACGAGGCGAGCTTCGGGCACGGGCGGCTGAGCGTGGTGAATCGAACTCATGCACACTGGTCGTGGCACCGGAACGATGAGTCCGACTCGACGGTCGCAGATGAGGTGTGGCTGGACAGCCTCAGTGCATCGGAAGCATGTAAAATTGACCCAAGCCTTGCATATTCTGGTACTACTACAAAGGATGAACTATAG
- the LOC103706054 gene encoding purple acid phosphatase 22-like isoform X3, whose product MRISWITDDKHVASIVDYGKAPGKYDLSATGEHTSYRYFFYTSGKIHHVKIGPLEPDTVYYYRCGGVDDEFSFKTPPASLPVEFAIVGDLGQTEWTASTLAHVRKTNYDMLLLPGDLSYADTQQPLWDSFGRFVEPYASKRPWMVTQGNHEIEAFPILHCHPFEAYNARWRMPFEESGSTSNLYYSFDVAGAIHVIMLGSYTDFDSKSAQYKWLVQDLAKVDRWRTPWLIVLLHAPWYNTNTAHQGEGEAMRKAMESLLYNARVDAVFVGHVHAYERFKRVYDNEANSCGPVHITIGDGGNREGLARDFDEGHKTVSLSLFHEASFGHGRLSVVNRTHAHWSWHRNDESDSTVADEVWLDSLSASEACKIDPSLAYSGTTTKDEL is encoded by the exons ATGAGGATTTCGTGGATCACCGACGATAAGCATGTCGCATCCATCGTTGACTATGGGAAGGCTCCTGGAAAATACGACTTGTCGGCGACTGGCGAGCATACTTCATATCGGTACTTCTTCTATACCTCCGGCAAGATCCACCATGTCAAGATTGGACCGTTGGAACCTGATACTGTCTACTACTACCGCTGCGGTGGAGTGGATGATGAGTTCAGCTTCAAAACCCCACCGGCTTCTCTCCCCGTTGAGTTCGCCATCGTAG GTGATCTCGGACAAACTGAATGGACTGCATCAACCTTGGCCCATGTCCGCAAGACTAACTACGACATGCTTCTCCTCCCCGGCGATCTCTCCTACGCTGATACGCAGCAACCGCTATGGGATTCATTCGGACGCTTCGTGGAGCCCTACGCCAGCAAACGCCCATGGATGGTCACCCAGGGCAACCACGAGATCGAAGCCTTCCCCATCCTCCATTGTCACCCCTTTGAAGCTTACAACGCTCGGTGGCGCATGCCATTCGAGGAGAGCGGCTCCACCTCAAACCTCTACTATTCCTTCGACGTGGCTGGTGCAATTCATGTCATCATGTTAGGCTCCTACACCGATTTTGACTCCAAATCAGCCCAGTACAAATGGCTTGTCCAGGATCTAGCCAAGGTCGATAGATGGCGAACACCATGGCTCATCGTGCTCCTCCATGCCCCATGGTATAACACCAATACGGCTCACCAAGGGGAAGGGGAGGCCATGAGGAAGGCCATGGAGTCCCTACTCTACAATGCCCGAGTTGATGCCGTCTTCGTTGGACATGTCCATGCCTACGAGCGCTTC AAAAGGGTCTATGACAATGAAGCGAATTCTTGTGGTCCAGTGCATATAACCATTGGTGATGGAGGGAATAGAGAAGGTCTTGCAAGGGA CTTCGATGAGGGCCACAAGACTGTTTCTCTCTCATTGTTCCACGAGGCGAGCTTCGGGCACGGGCGGCTGAGCGTGGTGAATCGAACTCATGCACACTGGTCGTGGCACCGGAACGATGAGTCCGACTCGACGGTCGCAGATGAGGTGTGGCTGGACAGCCTCAGTGCATCGGAAGCATGTAAAATTGACCCAAGCCTTGCATATTCTGGTACTACTACAAAGGATGAACTATAG